The following are encoded in a window of Clostridium thermarum genomic DNA:
- a CDS encoding amidase domain-containing protein, producing the protein MFRKLVIMLFITLGILLLDSTVVKSQRSDNTDIRNCIDSFLKRHFKAYETLDNSNNENMAQTNDELYIFQKAHSLELKFLKELELGYRDLTYNVEYTNFVLDKDKALVETLVDMNFRYKRTPEVQSGIYNVRYEFNMTKDKGIWIIDSIKSDYEKYQIFLADVNEKQLKAYQMGFRSGLSKRKATDIVANEYIEEIYRNKAEKAGRFEQFFKKKADRVEDEGEKGIKGTGYINFDNSKSASYEVGRGGYYALKFAEAPLSERLFYTAKSDCTNFVSQCIWAAYGGYVIGDDIQVVKNIRNRYRMTPQWHGNSGGGTPPWENVERLHAYLSGIKELMGVKVYINNANKPAISLEPSTINPGDALQFRRGKSGSYTHSAYVTSNIGIGEFNGIFVCQHSTDWKNRNLEDLILSPGWGGYDKCYVRHMSFEGTKRTTVQEEAITEDSLSIKYSLDITEDEINEGKELVKRYFQSINKKDYDAYRSTLGSYRKMRDNNDIDEFVNNRFQFQLKEIRYPGSFHDMAVPPHSYEKVFNKKPYVWMYLYVLVEKKDPTGNSVVEELDFILVREEKEGPWLVHDVGV; encoded by the coding sequence ATGTTCAGAAAGCTAGTTATCATGCTTTTTATTACCTTGGGCATATTACTCTTGGATTCAACGGTGGTGAAATCCCAACGGTCAGATAATACGGATATCAGAAACTGCATTGATTCTTTTTTAAAAAGGCATTTTAAGGCCTATGAGACTTTGGATAATAGCAATAATGAAAATATGGCTCAGACCAATGATGAACTCTATATATTTCAGAAGGCTCACAGCCTTGAGCTTAAGTTCCTTAAGGAATTAGAGTTAGGTTATAGGGATCTAACCTATAATGTTGAGTATACAAACTTTGTGTTGGATAAGGATAAGGCTTTGGTAGAGACTTTAGTGGATATGAACTTCAGGTATAAGAGAACACCGGAGGTTCAGTCCGGCATTTATAATGTAAGGTATGAATTTAACATGACAAAGGATAAGGGGATTTGGATCATTGATTCTATCAAATCTGATTATGAAAAGTATCAAATTTTTCTGGCAGACGTCAATGAAAAGCAGCTTAAGGCCTATCAAATGGGTTTTAGAAGCGGACTAAGCAAGAGAAAGGCAACGGACATCGTGGCTAATGAATACATAGAGGAGATTTATAGAAACAAGGCAGAAAAGGCAGGGAGGTTTGAGCAGTTTTTTAAGAAAAAGGCAGATAGAGTTGAGGATGAGGGAGAAAAGGGGATAAAGGGTACAGGATACATAAATTTTGATAACTCAAAGTCTGCTTCCTATGAAGTTGGCAGGGGGGGGTATTATGCCCTAAAATTTGCTGAGGCCCCGCTGTCTGAGAGATTATTCTATACTGCCAAGTCTGATTGTACAAATTTTGTATCACAATGCATTTGGGCTGCTTACGGCGGATATGTTATAGGTGATGATATACAGGTTGTAAAAAATATTAGGAATAGATATAGGATGACTCCGCAATGGCATGGAAATTCAGGGGGTGGAACTCCACCCTGGGAAAACGTTGAAAGATTACATGCATATTTATCTGGTATAAAGGAACTTATGGGTGTAAAAGTCTATATAAATAATGCCAATAAGCCCGCAATCAGCTTGGAACCGTCAACTATAAACCCAGGTGATGCTCTGCAATTCAGAAGAGGAAAATCCGGGTCCTATACCCATTCTGCCTATGTAACTTCAAATATCGGTATCGGAGAATTCAACGGTATATTTGTTTGCCAGCATTCCACAGACTGGAAAAACAGAAACCTGGAAGACTTGATATTAAGCCCAGGCTGGGGAGGATACGATAAGTGCTATGTAAGGCACATGAGCTTTGAAGGCACTAAAAGGACCACTGTACAGGAAGAAGCGATAACTGAAGATAGCTTATCTATAAAATATAGCTTGGATATTACAGAAGATGAAATTAACGAAGGTAAGGAGTTAGTGAAGAGGTATTTTCAATCCATTAACAAAAAAGACTATGATGCCTATAGGAGTACCTTAGGAAGCTACAGAAAAATGAGAGACAATAATGATATTGACGAATTTGTTAATAACCGGTTTCAATTTCAGTTGAAAGAGATTAGATATCCAGGCAGTTTTCATGATATGGCAGTGCCACCTCACAGCTATGAGAAGGTCTTTAATAAAAAGCCTTATGTTTGGATGTACTTGTATGTACTGGTAGAGAAAAAAGATCCAACAGGAAATTCGGTAGTTGAAGAACTAGATTTCATACTAGTCAGAGAAGAGAAAGAAGGGCCTTGGCTTGTTCATGATGTCGGAGTCTGA
- the pulA gene encoding type I pullulanase, giving the protein MDNSILNKMYYYSGNDLGNTYSKEMTTFRVWAPLASEVKLLTYARAEDTTPAMEIEMIKSEKGTWTAHILDDQDGLIYTYKVKNHGAWAEAVDPYVRAVTINGQKGVVVDLSSTNPVGWNPHKKPTQKSLLDTIIYELHVRDLSSFKESGIKNVGKFLGLAEKNTKGPNGTSTGLSYIKELGVTHVQLLPIYDYATVDEADPMAGFNWGYDPLNYNAVEGSYSTSAADPKARIRELKQAIQAMHDEGLGVIMDVVYNHMFTADESNFNKIVPGYYFRKDKTGNWADESLCGNAIASENAMVRKFIVDSVVYWAKEYNLDGFRFDLMGLIDVTTMKEVRAALDAIDQNIFIHGEGWNMGNTLAEDEKAIQRNAGVLKGIGFFNDTIRDGIKGSVFEKAEAGWVNGNYKCKSEVLKGIVGATYYNESINTWGPQVEPYQSTNYVEAHDNHTLWDKLQLTNPDASKEVRLKMDYLAASIIFTSQGIPFIQAGQEFLRTKGGDENSFKSPDKVNMLNWAQKAKNTDVVNFYKGLIELRKAHPAFKMPTAAMIRECLKFIELAPESLIAYTITGNANGDSWSDIFVAFNADTIPQTVNLPKDTEWNIVVDSKTAGVNVLNQLSGNRYEIPPLSPVVMYAGIK; this is encoded by the coding sequence TTGGATAACAGCATATTGAATAAAATGTATTATTATTCTGGAAATGATCTTGGTAACACTTACTCCAAAGAGATGACTACCTTTAGGGTTTGGGCTCCACTGGCTTCTGAGGTTAAGTTATTGACCTATGCAAGGGCGGAAGATACAACTCCTGCCATGGAAATTGAGATGATAAAATCAGAAAAAGGCACATGGACAGCTCATATTTTGGATGATCAAGATGGTTTAATCTATACCTATAAAGTAAAAAACCATGGAGCTTGGGCGGAGGCCGTAGACCCTTATGTAAGGGCTGTTACAATTAATGGCCAAAAAGGCGTGGTTGTTGACTTGAGTTCTACCAATCCAGTAGGCTGGAATCCCCATAAAAAGCCAACACAGAAGAGCCTTCTTGATACAATAATCTATGAATTACATGTGAGGGACTTATCCTCCTTCAAGGAAAGCGGAATCAAAAATGTGGGCAAGTTCCTTGGTCTAGCTGAAAAAAACACAAAAGGCCCTAATGGTACTTCTACAGGTTTAAGTTATATAAAGGAGCTTGGAGTTACTCATGTTCAATTGCTTCCCATATATGACTATGCCACTGTGGATGAAGCAGACCCAATGGCTGGTTTCAACTGGGGTTACGACCCACTAAACTACAATGCCGTTGAGGGTAGTTATTCCACAAGTGCAGCTGATCCCAAGGCAAGAATAAGAGAGCTGAAGCAGGCCATTCAGGCTATGCATGATGAGGGCCTAGGTGTGATTATGGATGTGGTTTATAACCATATGTTCACAGCAGATGAATCTAACTTCAATAAAATTGTGCCGGGATATTACTTCAGAAAAGACAAAACCGGGAATTGGGCTGATGAATCCCTATGCGGCAATGCAATAGCCTCAGAGAATGCAATGGTGAGAAAGTTTATCGTTGATTCTGTAGTTTATTGGGCTAAGGAATATAATCTTGATGGCTTTAGGTTTGACTTGATGGGGCTTATTGATGTTACCACCATGAAGGAAGTGAGAGCTGCCCTTGATGCCATAGATCAGAACATATTTATTCATGGTGAAGGCTGGAATATGGGAAATACTTTAGCTGAAGATGAAAAAGCAATACAGCGAAATGCCGGTGTGCTAAAAGGTATCGGGTTCTTTAACGATACAATTCGTGATGGCATAAAGGGAAGTGTTTTTGAAAAAGCTGAGGCTGGCTGGGTGAACGGCAATTATAAGTGTAAATCAGAGGTTTTAAAGGGTATTGTAGGAGCAACTTACTATAATGAGTCAATAAATACCTGGGGTCCCCAGGTTGAACCCTATCAATCTACAAACTATGTTGAAGCCCATGACAATCATACCTTATGGGATAAGCTGCAGTTAACTAACCCTGATGCCAGCAAAGAGGTGAGATTAAAAATGGATTATCTGGCCGCTTCTATAATTTTTACCTCCCAGGGCATTCCCTTCATACAAGCAGGACAAGAATTTCTGAGAACTAAGGGTGGAGATGAAAACTCCTTTAAGTCTCCTGATAAAGTGAATATGTTAAATTGGGCTCAAAAAGCTAAAAATACTGATGTGGTAAATTTTTATAAAGGCTTGATAGAGCTCAGAAAAGCTCATCCTGCTTTCAAAATGCCCACAGCAGCAATGATAAGGGAATGTTTAAAGTTTATAGAGCTTGCTCCGGAAAGCCTTATCGCCTATACCATAACCGGTAATGCCAATGGAGATAGTTGGAGTGACATTTTTGTGGCCTTCAATGCTGATACAATCCCCCAAACTGTAAATTTACCAAAGGACACTGAGTGGAATATCGTTGTTGATAGCAAAACTGCTGGTGTTAATGTGTTGAATCAGCTAAGTGGCAATAGGTATGAAATTCCTCCTTTGAGCCCCGTGGTTATGTACGCCGGAATAAAATAA
- a CDS encoding CotS family spore coat protein yields the protein MTTVFFSRRVVFKITDNLRYREKKLLSRYDLYVDLFKRFGLKVTDVVPLRNVYLLFTDSGRKILKKVEYSQENLQFINDALEYIRSGFNRIISFTKTHEGEIYTTWNGELYCVMDAVEGRECEFSNPLDVSTAITGVAELHKASEGYRCSYPDKILVGRAIDSFQRCSDELSFFKRLALLHEYKSDFDKLFLEYVDYYLKEVDRSMEMLKNSPYLKICSEEDKIAICHHDLAHHNILIKDDKAYFIDFDFAVVDLKVHDICNFINKAVKNFAFELERAQSIIEDYCTVNSLDRRELEVLKALLTFPEDFYSISKDYYARRKEWEEETFLDRLIRKVEYKEDREEFLSNFLTTVYQES from the coding sequence ATGACGACAGTCTTCTTTAGCAGAAGGGTGGTGTTCAAAATAACTGATAATTTAAGGTACAGGGAAAAGAAGTTACTTTCCAGATATGATTTGTATGTGGATTTATTTAAAAGATTCGGACTAAAGGTCACAGATGTAGTTCCCTTGAGAAACGTATATCTGTTATTTACCGACAGCGGAAGAAAGATTTTAAAGAAAGTGGAATATTCCCAGGAAAATCTGCAGTTTATAAATGATGCCCTGGAGTATATTAGGTCCGGGTTTAATAGGATCATATCCTTCACAAAGACCCATGAAGGAGAGATCTATACTACCTGGAATGGAGAATTATATTGTGTGATGGATGCCGTAGAAGGTCGTGAGTGCGAGTTCAGTAACCCATTAGATGTAAGTACAGCAATAACAGGGGTAGCTGAACTTCATAAGGCCTCAGAAGGATATAGATGTAGCTATCCGGATAAAATACTGGTGGGCCGAGCTATTGACAGTTTTCAACGCTGCAGTGATGAATTGAGCTTTTTTAAAAGGCTGGCATTACTGCATGAATATAAGAGTGACTTTGACAAGTTATTCCTGGAATATGTAGATTATTATTTGAAGGAAGTGGATCGCAGTATGGAAATGCTGAAAAACTCTCCTTATCTGAAGATTTGCAGCGAAGAGGACAAGATTGCAATCTGCCACCATGACTTAGCTCATCACAATATATTAATCAAAGATGATAAGGCTTATTTTATTGACTTTGATTTTGCGGTAGTAGACTTAAAGGTCCATGATATATGTAATTTCATAAATAAAGCAGTTAAAAACTTTGCCTTTGAATTGGAAAGGGCTCAAAGCATTATTGAGGATTACTGTACCGTGAATAGTCTGGACAGAAGGGAATTGGAAGTCTTAAAGGCCTTATTGACTTTCCCTGAAGACTTCTACAGCATATCAAAGGATTACTATGCCAGAAGAAAGGAATGGGAAGAAGAAACCTTTTTAGATAGACTTATAAGAAAGGTAGAATATAAGGAGGATAGGGAGGAATTTTTAAGTAATTTCCTCACTACCGTATATCAAGAAAGCTGA
- a CDS encoding spore coat protein, with the protein MSKKYYRDLKEYLISCGINIVESFPEEENYKEFLSFDTILNQLEAIAEFHKKTMGISGLNVGLLENNMGKKIERFKVYIKKLKRDIKRYESEKAKNRFEELILEKAPEYLDRAEKCIRIIYENGYYKLIERSMKRNEVCLGNTYIDNIRKNEMVNIRDIRKCCYNMVEFDAIHFLGKLKKKGNKLDFKAAISEFCRLEELPLSSEIFIRAVLSYPVEFMKYCEGYRYGKKEWNEDEYAKKLLGVIEKDDDSLL; encoded by the coding sequence TTGAGTAAAAAATACTATAGGGATCTAAAAGAATATCTTATAAGTTGCGGCATAAATATAGTAGAAAGCTTTCCTGAGGAGGAAAATTATAAAGAATTCTTATCCTTTGACACTATTCTTAATCAACTGGAAGCCATAGCAGAGTTTCACAAAAAGACCATGGGTATTTCCGGACTTAATGTAGGACTTTTAGAAAATAATATGGGAAAAAAGATAGAGCGGTTTAAGGTATATATCAAGAAGCTGAAAAGAGATATAAAAAGATATGAAAGTGAAAAAGCAAAGAATAGGTTTGAAGAATTAATTTTAGAGAAGGCACCAGAATATTTAGACAGAGCAGAAAAGTGTATAAGAATAATTTATGAAAATGGCTACTATAAATTAATTGAGAGAAGTATGAAGAGGAATGAAGTCTGTCTGGGAAACACTTATATAGATAATATACGAAAGAATGAAATGGTGAACATAAGAGACATAAGAAAGTGTTGCTACAACATGGTTGAATTTGATGCAATCCACTTTTTAGGTAAGTTGAAAAAGAAGGGTAACAAACTGGATTTTAAGGCGGCCATAAGTGAATTTTGCAGGCTGGAGGAGTTGCCTCTAAGCAGTGAAATCTTTATCAGAGCCGTACTTTCCTATCCAGTAGAGTTTATGAAGTATTGTGAGGGATACCGTTACGGTAAAAAAGAATGGAATGAAGATGAATATGCAAAGAAGCTGTTAGGAGTCATAGAAAAAGATGACGACAGTCTTCTTTAG
- a CDS encoding CotS family spore coat protein has protein sequence MDTAFVKRIVEEKYGISAVTVEKIKNVYQICDEQGKYCLKVIKYELPHFLFILGTINHLIDKGFTSVLQIINTLDRKQYIALDNKYAYLTPWVEARESNYDNPLDIEKATLTLAKLHIKSTGFELQDFMKPRMGWFKWFDNFRTRKNEILDFKSRIDAKEEKTEFDSIYIAHMEEELKRCDVAIKNLGESEYYIKMTKEIRSRGFCHHDFAHHNVLIGIDERVNIIDFDYVILDTHLHDLSSLLIRRMKNGKWDIENARSILEAYDSLYPVEEDDIPIMAAFMEFPQDYWQVGIQYYWEEQPWGEDFFLKKLGRILDDNEEKQEFIDEFRTFRFKRKGGVLIE, from the coding sequence TTGGATACAGCCTTTGTGAAAAGGATAGTGGAAGAGAAATACGGTATCAGTGCAGTCACTGTGGAAAAGATAAAGAATGTCTACCAGATATGTGATGAGCAGGGTAAATATTGTCTTAAAGTGATAAAGTATGAGCTTCCTCATTTTTTGTTTATATTGGGTACAATAAATCACCTCATAGATAAGGGTTTTACTTCAGTGCTACAAATTATTAATACTTTAGATAGGAAGCAATATATTGCGTTAGATAACAAATACGCCTATCTCACACCTTGGGTAGAGGCTAGGGAAAGCAATTACGACAATCCTTTGGATATTGAGAAGGCTACATTAACACTGGCAAAGCTTCATATAAAGAGTACAGGCTTTGAACTACAGGATTTTATGAAACCAAGGATGGGATGGTTTAAGTGGTTTGACAACTTTAGAACGCGAAAAAATGAAATCCTGGATTTTAAAAGTAGGATAGACGCAAAGGAAGAGAAAACCGAGTTCGATAGCATATATATTGCTCATATGGAGGAGGAACTCAAAAGATGCGATGTGGCTATCAAGAATTTGGGGGAAAGTGAATATTATATTAAAATGACAAAAGAAATAAGGTCTAGAGGCTTTTGCCATCATGATTTTGCTCATCACAACGTACTGATAGGTATCGATGAAAGGGTAAATATAATTGATTTTGACTATGTGATTTTGGACACGCATCTACATGATCTTTCAAGCCTTCTGATAAGAAGGATGAAGAATGGTAAGTGGGATATAGAGAATGCAAGGTCTATATTAGAAGCCTATGACTCTCTCTATCCGGTAGAAGAAGATGACATTCCTATAATGGCTGCATTTATGGAATTCCCCCAAGATTACTGGCAGGTCGGCATACAGTATTATTGGGAAGAACAGCCTTGGGGGGAAGATTTCTTCCTAAAGAAACTTGGAAGAATACTTGATGATAATGAGGAAAAGCAGGAGTTTATTGATGAGTTTAGAACCTTCCGCTTTAAAAGAAAGGGGGGAGTCCTTATTGAGTAA
- a CDS encoding glycosyltransferase family 4 protein, whose translation MRVAIDARGVNWYKGTGIGTYTDNILSQLLNIDQENYYHIYWSGDDYERLNAPNSKIIMTSKKHHRFFQQNYIPSNLSKEKIDVYHVPQNGIGLSENITCKKVITVHDLIPYIMPETVGRGYLLKFLKEVPNIIENTDAIITVSNWSKRDILKFFPIEEDKVFVTPLATDMKYKPLDKEWCRYMIEKKMNIKKPYILYIGGFSPRKNVRSLIMAFSKVYPNLNKDYVLVITGSLRDEGNSLKELCSNLQIYSQVVFTGFVEEDMLPILYNGAELFVYPSYYEGFGLPPLEAMSCGTPVITSNVSSIPEVVGDAGILIDPYDTTNLMEALVNTLSDEKLKEHLSQAGLNRAAQYSWKRTAAETLEVYKKIIGMPT comes from the coding sequence ATGAGAGTTGCCATTGATGCTAGAGGTGTCAATTGGTATAAGGGCACAGGTATCGGCACCTATACAGACAATATCCTTAGCCAGCTTTTAAATATAGATCAAGAAAATTACTATCATATTTATTGGTCCGGCGATGACTATGAACGTTTGAATGCACCAAATTCAAAAATAATTATGACTTCTAAAAAACATCACCGTTTTTTCCAGCAAAACTATATTCCCAGTAATCTCTCAAAAGAAAAGATAGATGTTTATCATGTTCCCCAGAACGGTATAGGACTTAGTGAAAATATTACTTGTAAAAAAGTTATAACTGTACATGATTTGATACCATATATAATGCCGGAGACTGTTGGCAGAGGTTACCTGCTTAAATTTCTCAAAGAGGTGCCCAATATTATTGAAAATACAGATGCAATAATTACAGTATCTAATTGGTCAAAAAGAGATATTCTTAAATTTTTCCCTATTGAAGAGGACAAAGTCTTTGTAACTCCCTTAGCCACAGATATGAAATATAAGCCTTTAGACAAAGAATGGTGTCGTTACATGATAGAGAAGAAGATGAATATTAAAAAGCCATATATTCTCTATATAGGGGGTTTCTCTCCTCGAAAAAACGTCCGCTCCCTCATTATGGCTTTTTCTAAGGTTTATCCAAATTTAAATAAGGACTACGTGCTGGTTATCACCGGTTCTTTAAGAGATGAGGGTAATTCCTTAAAAGAGCTTTGCAGCAACTTACAGATTTATTCCCAAGTTGTATTCACCGGCTTTGTTGAGGAGGATATGCTTCCAATTCTCTATAACGGTGCGGAGCTTTTCGTTTACCCCTCCTATTATGAAGGATTTGGGCTACCTCCACTGGAAGCCATGAGCTGCGGTACTCCGGTAATCACCTCCAACGTATCCTCCATTCCTGAGGTTGTTGGTGATGCGGGAATATTAATTGACCCTTATGATACAACCAATCTTATGGAAGCCCTTGTAAACACCTTGAGTGACGAAAAGCTTAAGGAACATCTGTCTCAAGCAGGACTAAACAGAGCTGCTCAATACTCCTGGAAGAGAACAGCCGCTGAGACCCTGGAGGTTTATAAGAAGATAATTGGAATGCCCACATAA
- a CDS encoding ABC transporter substrate-binding protein — protein sequence MLNKSVIYRCAVTALILIFGTGCTGNEVIDEVIGTEKTLKGDISIWSREETKGTIENAARLFVKENPEVKISVTAVPKEELKNRLKTSVASKEGVPDIVEVSTYAIPVLIHELPDFFRPVDKDMEKIKSMVLPWKLKEVTIGEQLYGFPWDVNPRVLLYNRELADKYNLDPFQAKTWNEFIQMGRKLKERSQGTVKLIALNEAENGNLYIGMLRQLKKPLYSQDKGLVLPLEENKLALSTINELVNQQLVYNLQSSEDPVKLLQSEKALCIIADNRSINKLYNSEEFNNTQWQAELFPAFEFGGKRSAGGEGTAFIMTKQNEGNQVASEFLRFMLTDNESNIFALKQAGIIPAVTELYSLPMFNGSIDNFMGLKLWRLMAEQGREEVEIVYDKDYPILVSELINLEQEAIAGGDIEDLIIGIEAEYKDNSFD from the coding sequence ATGTTAAACAAAAGTGTTATATACAGATGTGCAGTAACGGCACTTATTTTAATTTTTGGTACAGGATGCACAGGAAACGAAGTAATCGATGAAGTAATTGGAACGGAGAAAACCCTAAAAGGAGATATTAGTATTTGGAGCCGGGAAGAAACAAAGGGAACAATAGAAAACGCAGCTAGATTATTCGTAAAAGAAAATCCTGAGGTAAAAATAAGCGTTACTGCAGTTCCTAAAGAGGAACTTAAAAATAGACTGAAGACAAGTGTAGCTTCCAAGGAAGGTGTACCGGATATTGTGGAAGTAAGTACCTATGCTATACCTGTACTTATTCATGAGCTGCCTGATTTTTTTAGACCGGTGGACAAAGACATGGAAAAGATAAAGAGCATGGTACTGCCTTGGAAACTGAAAGAGGTTACAATTGGAGAGCAGCTTTATGGATTTCCCTGGGATGTAAACCCAAGGGTACTCCTCTATAATAGAGAACTGGCAGATAAGTATAATTTAGATCCCTTTCAAGCAAAGACTTGGAATGAATTTATTCAAATGGGCAGGAAGCTAAAGGAAAGGTCTCAGGGAACCGTCAAATTAATTGCCCTAAATGAGGCTGAGAACGGGAACTTGTACATTGGTATGCTAAGGCAGCTAAAAAAGCCCTTATACAGCCAAGATAAGGGATTAGTACTGCCCTTGGAAGAAAATAAATTAGCTTTGTCTACTATAAATGAGTTGGTAAACCAACAGCTTGTATATAATTTACAAAGTAGCGAGGACCCCGTAAAATTATTACAAAGTGAAAAAGCCTTATGTATCATAGCGGATAATAGGAGTATAAATAAGTTATATAACAGTGAGGAGTTTAATAATACACAATGGCAGGCAGAACTGTTCCCAGCTTTTGAGTTTGGGGGTAAGAGAAGTGCTGGTGGGGAAGGAACTGCCTTTATAATGACAAAACAGAATGAAGGAAACCAGGTAGCTTCAGAGTTTTTACGCTTTATGCTTACAGATAACGAAAGTAACATTTTTGCCCTGAAACAGGCAGGAATAATCCCAGCTGTAACAGAACTGTACAGCCTCCCTATGTTTAATGGCAGCATTGATAACTTTATGGGCCTAAAGCTGTGGCGGTTAATGGCAGAACAGGGCAGGGAAGAGGTAGAAATTGTCTATGACAAAGACTATCCTATCCTTGTAAGTGAACTTATTAACCTGGAGCAGGAGGCTATAGCCGGCGGCGACATAGAGGATTTAATAATCGGGATTGAAGCTGAGTACAAGGACAATTCTTTCGATTAA
- a CDS encoding galactokinase produces the protein MELMDLKKEFVKLYGEGEIRTFHSPGRVNLIGEHIDYNGGYVFPCALDFGTYACVRERKDRKVNLASTNFDLKVQVDIDNIEYVEEDDWANYPKGVMKVMADMGYKLGGMDVLISGDIPNGAGLSSSASLELLIGVIVNNLFNNGTIDQVELVKIGQKAENAFVGVNCGIMDQFAVGMGKKDKAILLNCGTLDYSYANVELGDYTLVIMNTNKRRALNESKYNERRAECDEALEVINKVKKVGALCDLTPEEFEAAAVKIEKENVRHRAMHAVYENHRVKKAFQCLNEGKLEEFGQLLTQSHNSLRDLYEVTGKELDTLVEESLKAEGCIGARMTGAGFGGCAIALVKKDNLEDFKNTVREGYKKKIGYEPSFYGSGIGEGTRELR, from the coding sequence ATGGAATTGATGGATTTAAAGAAGGAATTTGTAAAACTCTATGGTGAGGGTGAAATAAGGACCTTTCATTCACCGGGAAGAGTAAATTTGATTGGTGAGCACATAGATTATAACGGAGGCTATGTGTTCCCATGTGCCTTAGATTTTGGGACCTATGCCTGTGTAAGAGAGAGAAAGGATAGAAAAGTAAACTTAGCTTCAACGAATTTTGATTTAAAAGTTCAGGTGGATATAGATAACATTGAATATGTGGAAGAGGACGATTGGGCTAACTATCCCAAGGGTGTTATGAAGGTAATGGCTGATATGGGCTACAAGCTAGGGGGTATGGACGTTTTAATCAGTGGAGATATACCAAACGGTGCTGGCCTATCTTCCTCTGCATCCTTAGAGCTTCTAATCGGTGTAATAGTAAACAATCTATTTAATAATGGGACCATTGATCAAGTTGAGTTGGTGAAGATAGGCCAAAAGGCAGAAAATGCTTTTGTAGGCGTTAACTGTGGAATAATGGACCAGTTTGCAGTAGGAATGGGTAAAAAGGACAAAGCGATTCTGCTTAACTGTGGTACCTTGGACTACAGCTATGCCAATGTAGAACTTGGGGATTATACCCTGGTAATAATGAACACTAACAAGAGAAGAGCCTTAAATGAATCTAAATATAACGAGAGAAGAGCAGAATGTGATGAGGCTTTAGAAGTAATAAACAAAGTTAAAAAAGTAGGAGCGCTTTGTGATTTAACTCCGGAAGAGTTTGAAGCTGCAGCAGTAAAAATTGAAAAAGAAAATGTTAGACACAGAGCAATGCATGCAGTATATGAAAATCACAGAGTAAAGAAAGCTTTTCAGTGCTTAAATGAAGGAAAGCTTGAGGAGTTTGGACAGTTGCTTACACAGTCCCATAACTCTCTGAGAGACTTGTATGAAGTTACAGGAAAAGAGTTGGACACTTTGGTGGAAGAATCTTTGAAGGCTGAGGGATGTATTGGTGCCAGAATGACTGGAGCAGGTTTCGGAGGCTGTGCTATTGCCTTGGTTAAGAAAGATAATCTTGAGGACTTTAAGAATACGGTAAGAGAAGGCTACAAGAAAAAAATCGGTTATGAGCCATCATTCTATGGCAGCGGTATTGGGGAAGGAACTCGTGAATTAAGATAG